The following are encoded in a window of Candidatus Zixiibacteriota bacterium genomic DNA:
- a CDS encoding DEAD/DEAH box helicase, with product ESINKIRQGKNLIITTGTASGKTLCFNLPILETLEKDGKSTALYLYPLKALTNDQLKVLKEMEGCLDFRLEPAIYDGDTPQQRRASIREKSRIILSNPYELHQVLPYHYKWENFFKNLKFVVIDETHRYKGVMGSNVALLIRRFLSICRIYGTSPKFILSSASIANPAEFAERLTSKNFEVITGDGSPRGRKFFVFWDSTKYKESSVHVQTKNILVHTVKNNLQTLCFVVSRRLSELISFWIKNEFPKLRISSYRAGYLPSERREIERKLRQKELDGVVSTTALELGIDIGGLDSVIISGYPGTIASFFQQAGRAGRKNQDSLVFFVGFEDALDQYLLKHPEVLLSGNFENAVIDLSNPYILSGHLLCATSEFPLKKENYRFLGEETEEILNSLQKENLVRKTPRGFIYCGKERPQQVVSLNNISSQLVKVVWENQILETLDLQRAYAEAHTGAVLIHQGESYIVEELDLKNLKAKVKKEVVDYYTETVDIDEVKIIQEEERKPYRDFALFLGRVEVKDKYVGYKIKKYEQVVNFIPLDLPPVVFQTVGLWFDLPVHLRNELEFRGLDFAGGMHAVEHAMIAMSPLLAMCDRNDIGGVSYPFFPELGKAFIFIYDGYEGGIGISEKLYETFKALVQMTYNLIKDCECEEGCPACILSSKCGNNNRPMDKTAALYILENMLNSMSNTE from the coding sequence CGAAAGCATAAATAAAATCAGACAAGGAAAAAACCTGATCATCACAACCGGAACTGCCTCAGGAAAGACCTTGTGTTTTAACCTTCCTATTCTTGAAACTCTGGAGAAAGATGGAAAATCGACAGCTTTATATCTTTATCCTCTTAAAGCCCTGACCAATGACCAGTTGAAGGTCTTAAAGGAGATGGAAGGATGTCTGGATTTCAGATTGGAACCTGCCATTTATGACGGTGACACGCCCCAGCAAAGAAGAGCTTCAATCCGGGAAAAATCCAGGATCATCCTTTCTAATCCTTATGAACTGCACCAGGTGCTCCCCTATCATTACAAATGGGAGAATTTTTTCAAAAATCTGAAATTTGTAGTCATAGACGAAACTCACAGGTATAAAGGGGTGATGGGTTCTAATGTTGCCCTTCTGATCCGCCGGTTTCTTTCAATTTGCCGGATTTACGGCACCTCCCCCAAATTCATCCTTTCCTCTGCTTCTATTGCCAACCCGGCTGAGTTCGCCGAGAGATTGACTTCCAAGAACTTTGAAGTTATAACTGGGGACGGCTCTCCCAGAGGAAGAAAATTTTTCGTTTTCTGGGACTCTACCAAATATAAGGAAAGCTCAGTCCACGTGCAGACCAAGAACATATTGGTCCACACTGTAAAAAATAACCTTCAGACCCTATGCTTTGTGGTCTCCCGAAGACTTTCCGAGCTTATCAGCTTCTGGATAAAAAATGAATTCCCTAAGCTGAGAATCTCGTCTTACCGGGCAGGTTATCTTCCTTCAGAAAGAAGGGAAATAGAAAGAAAATTAAGGCAAAAGGAACTTGATGGAGTTGTTTCCACCACTGCTCTGGAATTAGGGATTGATATCGGAGGACTCGACTCAGTAATCATCTCAGGTTATCCCGGCACGATTGCCTCTTTTTTCCAGCAGGCAGGCAGAGCTGGAAGAAAAAACCAGGACTCCTTAGTTTTCTTTGTTGGATTTGAAGACGCGCTGGACCAGTACCTTTTAAAGCATCCAGAAGTTCTGCTGTCAGGGAATTTCGAGAATGCCGTAATCGATTTATCCAACCCCTATATCCTGAGCGGACACCTGTTGTGTGCTACATCTGAGTTTCCTTTGAAAAAAGAAAACTACAGATTTTTAGGAGAAGAGACCGAGGAGATTTTAAATTCGCTGCAGAAGGAAAACCTGGTCAGAAAAACTCCGCGGGGTTTTATCTATTGCGGAAAGGAAAGACCCCAGCAGGTGGTTTCGCTGAATAATATCTCCAGCCAGTTGGTCAAGGTGGTATGGGAAAACCAGATTCTGGAGACTCTGGACCTGCAGAGAGCCTATGCGGAGGCTCATACCGGCGCGGTTTTGATTCATCAAGGGGAAAGTTACATAGTGGAGGAGCTGGACCTGAAAAACCTGAAGGCTAAAGTTAAGAAGGAGGTAGTGGATTATTATACAGAGACTGTGGATATTGATGAGGTGAAGATAATTCAGGAAGAGGAAAGAAAACCGTATCGAGATTTTGCCCTGTTTCTGGGTAGGGTGGAGGTGAAGGATAAATATGTTGGGTACAAGATAAAAAAGTATGAACAGGTGGTAAATTTTATCCCTCTTGATTTGCCTCCAGTTGTTTTTCAGACTGTAGGGTTATGGTTTGATTTGCCGGTTCACCTGAGAAATGAGTTGGAATTCAGGGGTCTGGATTTTGCAGGAGGGATGCACGCGGTTGAGCATGCCATGATTGCTATGTCCCCCCTGCTGGCGATGTGCGACCGCAACGACATTGGCGGGGTCTCTTATCCCTTTTTCCCGGAACTGGGAAAGGCTTTCATTTTCATCTATGATGGATACGAGGGCGGTATCGGAATCTCGGAGAAATTGTATGAGACTTTTAAGGCTTTAGTGCAGATGACCTATAATCTGATCAAGGATTGCGAATGCGAGGAAGGATGCCCTGCCTGTATTCTTTCTTCCAAATGTGGCAATAATAACCGGCCCATGGACAAAACTGCTGCTCTTTATATCCTGGAAAATATGCTTAACTCAATGTCGAATACCGAATGA